One bacterium genomic window carries:
- a CDS encoding C40 family peptidase gives MAGMDAGWRTRKSLAAAVLIVLSACVLPSGCAPHRRGRLSAVDAPPPPARERIATSPARDTHHPPRGRPEIDRTQSPADQVCAIALSFLGTPYRYGGVTPEGFDCSGLVRYVYQEVGVDLPRTAYGQSRSGGATTLRTMLRGDLIFFRIDRNVISHVGIYVGKGEFVHAPGSGKYIRTDSIDNPWWRRRVQTVRRVLQAPRLAG, from the coding sequence ATGGCCGGCATGGATGCCGGATGGCGGACACGGAAGTCCCTGGCGGCGGCGGTACTCATCGTGCTGTCCGCCTGCGTCCTGCCGTCCGGCTGCGCGCCGCACCGCCGCGGACGGCTGTCCGCCGTGGACGCCCCGCCGCCCCCGGCCCGCGAGCGCATCGCGACCTCCCCCGCCCGGGACACGCATCATCCCCCCCGCGGCCGGCCAGAGATCGACCGCACGCAGTCGCCCGCCGACCAGGTCTGCGCCATCGCCCTGTCGTTCCTGGGCACGCCGTACCGCTACGGCGGCGTCACGCCCGAGGGCTTCGACTGCAGCGGCCTGGTGCGGTACGTCTACCAGGAGGTCGGCGTGGACCTGCCGCGCACGGCGTACGGCCAGTCGCGGTCCGGCGGCGCCACGACCCTGCGGACCATGCTGCGCGGCGACCTCATCTTCTTCCGCATCGACAGGAACGTCATCTCTCACGTGGGCATCTACGTGGGCAAGGGAGAGTTCGTGCACGCGCCCGGCTCGGGCAAGTACATCCGCACCGACAGCATCGACAATCCCTGGTGGCGGCGGCGCGTGCAGACCGTCAGGCGGGTGCTGCAGGCTCCTCGGCTAGCCGGCTGA
- the cas9 gene encoding type II CRISPR RNA-guided endonuclease Cas9 (Cas9, originally named Csn1, is the large, multifunctional signature protein of type II CRISPR/Cas systems. It is well known even to general audiences because its RNA-guided endonuclease activity has made it a popular tool for custom editing of eukaryotic genomes.), with amino-acid sequence MPRLKTSDLVLGLDIGTNSIGWALLREDGDDKPCEIVHAGVRIFEAGVEGMEKDGRGDPRNKTRRDARGVRRRLERRARRKSVLFHRLQKVGLLPPTPEHLDPLIDPRKPNRAQERHSVIQPLDRKLLSEWPERFGEEADPALLPYMLRARALDDKLERHELGRALYHLAQRRGFKSNRKADRDEKDEGVVKEGISDLHKRMKETGARTLGEFFAKRDPHLRRIRQQWTARAMFEDEFEQIWRAQVPHHPDLLSDDLKKTIIDATFKQRPLKSQKHLIGKCELEKDRHRAPWCCLDAQRFRFLQRVNDLEIYMEGEIPRPLTQDEREAVIALLESKASATFRQIAKVIGQRKAHFNLEHGGEKSLPGNKTASHMRKVFGDRWNHFSHGEQSAIIDDLHSIEKPETATKRGIEAYGLDEETAGVFSVLRLEEGYCNFSRKALRRLLPELEKGMRLQAAIKQIYNVQQEVKDPLDMLPPLQDVLTELRNPVVARALSELRKVVNAIVRKYGKPKRIRIELARDVRNSPKRRQDIIKRNRDNEKVREKATAILVDYGIGNPSRNDVMKYLLAEESRWLCPYTGKQISMDALFGPNPQFDIEHIIPYERSLDNSYMNKTLCELHENRHVKQGRTPYETYASNTETWSAILTRISGISGLPRGKVWRFTMDDDEIERFLEDFTHQQLTDTAYASRLAAQYLGCLYGGDIDADRKRRIHVVNGRATWIIRNELDLNAILGDGGLKSRNDHRHHAVDAIVIAMTTPGMIKNLSRAAQAAAKSGIRTYGLVEKPWDTFWRDANIAIEDIIVSHRVDHRVQGGLHEESFYSPSRNEDGVIEDGGKYVHIRKPLVSLTGKDIDNIVDPVVRELVREAADGVAPSKVFSDAAKMPAYPGGNDKPRTIKKVRIRKAQSTLKMGSGGGARYVAAGSNHHIEILEAKDGRGNPKWEGVVVSRHEAMQRKRRGEQIVQRDHGADRRFVFSLCGGDILELTNDENKELFKVRKISEYATGQRVISGVPLNDARKVKDLSFLHKTPDPLRKMCCRKVCVDPLGEVRYAND; translated from the coding sequence ATGCCTAGACTGAAGACATCGGATCTCGTTCTCGGGCTCGACATCGGCACGAACTCAATCGGATGGGCATTGCTGAGAGAAGATGGTGACGATAAGCCATGTGAGATCGTACACGCGGGCGTGCGCATCTTCGAGGCCGGCGTCGAAGGCATGGAGAAGGACGGCCGCGGCGATCCGCGCAACAAGACTCGTCGAGATGCGCGCGGTGTCCGCCGCCGTCTCGAACGCCGCGCCAGGCGCAAGAGCGTCTTGTTTCACAGGCTCCAGAAAGTCGGACTGCTCCCCCCGACTCCCGAGCATCTCGACCCGCTCATCGATCCGCGCAAACCAAACCGTGCGCAAGAACGCCACTCGGTGATACAGCCTCTAGATCGGAAGCTGCTGAGTGAATGGCCCGAGCGATTCGGCGAGGAAGCAGATCCGGCCCTGCTGCCCTACATGCTACGCGCACGCGCACTGGATGATAAATTGGAGCGACATGAACTCGGTCGCGCACTCTACCACTTGGCCCAAAGGCGCGGTTTCAAGAGCAACCGCAAGGCCGACAGGGACGAGAAAGATGAAGGCGTCGTCAAAGAAGGCATCAGCGATCTCCACAAGCGGATGAAAGAAACCGGTGCGAGAACGCTGGGAGAGTTCTTCGCGAAGAGGGATCCCCATCTTAGGCGAATCCGACAGCAATGGACCGCCAGGGCCATGTTCGAGGATGAGTTCGAACAGATTTGGCGAGCGCAGGTGCCGCATCACCCCGACCTCCTGTCGGACGACCTTAAGAAGACCATCATCGATGCAACGTTCAAACAACGCCCCCTGAAGTCCCAGAAACACCTCATCGGTAAGTGCGAGCTGGAGAAGGATCGGCACCGCGCACCCTGGTGCTGTCTAGACGCGCAGCGCTTCCGCTTCCTGCAACGGGTCAACGATCTCGAAATCTACATGGAGGGGGAGATACCAAGGCCGCTGACCCAAGACGAACGAGAGGCAGTCATAGCGCTCCTGGAATCGAAAGCCAGCGCTACCTTCCGACAGATTGCCAAGGTAATCGGCCAGAGGAAGGCGCATTTCAATCTGGAGCACGGCGGCGAGAAATCTCTGCCGGGCAATAAAACTGCTTCACATATGCGGAAAGTGTTCGGCGATCGCTGGAATCATTTCTCGCACGGGGAACAGAGCGCGATAATCGACGACCTGCACAGCATCGAGAAGCCGGAAACGGCCACCAAGAGAGGTATTGAAGCCTACGGTCTCGACGAGGAAACAGCCGGGGTCTTCAGCGTACTCCGCCTGGAGGAGGGCTACTGCAACTTCTCCCGAAAGGCATTGAGACGCTTACTGCCCGAGCTGGAGAAAGGAATGAGGCTGCAGGCCGCCATCAAACAGATCTACAATGTCCAGCAAGAAGTTAAAGATCCTCTCGACATGCTTCCCCCGCTGCAAGACGTGTTAACCGAACTCCGAAATCCCGTCGTTGCCCGCGCACTCTCCGAACTGCGAAAAGTCGTCAATGCCATCGTGCGGAAATACGGCAAGCCTAAAAGAATCAGGATCGAGCTGGCACGAGACGTGAGAAATTCTCCAAAGCGCCGACAAGACATCATCAAGCGAAACCGGGACAACGAGAAAGTGCGCGAAAAGGCCACGGCGATACTCGTCGATTATGGAATCGGGAATCCATCAAGAAACGACGTCATGAAGTATCTCTTGGCCGAGGAAAGTCGATGGTTGTGTCCATATACGGGCAAGCAGATCAGCATGGACGCTCTGTTCGGTCCGAATCCTCAATTCGACATCGAGCATATCATTCCGTACGAACGCAGCCTGGATAACTCGTACATGAACAAGACACTCTGCGAGTTGCACGAGAATCGTCATGTGAAGCAGGGGCGCACGCCATACGAGACCTATGCGAGCAACACCGAGACGTGGTCGGCCATCCTGACTAGGATCAGCGGCATTTCGGGGCTGCCGCGCGGCAAAGTATGGCGCTTCACCATGGACGATGACGAGATAGAGCGTTTTCTTGAGGATTTTACCCATCAACAGCTCACCGACACCGCATATGCATCGCGTCTGGCAGCTCAATATCTAGGCTGCCTGTACGGCGGTGATATCGACGCGGACCGAAAGCGTCGCATTCACGTGGTCAACGGTCGCGCCACATGGATCATCCGCAACGAACTCGACCTTAACGCCATCCTGGGTGATGGGGGGCTCAAGAGCCGCAACGATCACAGACATCACGCCGTCGATGCGATCGTGATCGCCATGACTACTCCGGGCATGATCAAGAACCTTAGTCGCGCGGCCCAGGCGGCGGCCAAGAGCGGCATTCGCACGTACGGTCTGGTCGAGAAGCCTTGGGACACGTTCTGGCGCGACGCCAATATCGCGATCGAAGATATCATCGTGTCCCATCGCGTCGACCACAGGGTGCAAGGCGGATTGCACGAAGAATCGTTCTACAGCCCGTCGAGAAACGAGGACGGCGTGATCGAAGATGGTGGTAAATACGTCCACATTCGCAAGCCTCTCGTCTCGCTGACCGGCAAGGACATCGACAACATAGTCGATCCGGTCGTGCGTGAACTCGTGCGCGAGGCGGCCGACGGTGTCGCGCCGTCAAAGGTTTTTAGCGACGCCGCAAAAATGCCAGCCTACCCGGGCGGTAACGACAAGCCCCGCACTATCAAGAAGGTGCGCATAAGAAAAGCCCAATCGACGTTGAAGATGGGCAGTGGCGGCGGCGCCCGGTACGTGGCAGCCGGCTCGAATCACCATATCGAGATTCTCGAGGCGAAGGACGGGCGCGGCAACCCCAAGTGGGAGGGCGTCGTCGTCAGCCGCCATGAGGCGATGCAACGCAAGCGTCGGGGCGAACAGATCGTCCAGCGTGATCATGGAGCAGACAGGCGGTTCGTTTTTTCACTGTGCGGGGGGGATATTCTAGAACTCACAAACGACGAAAACAAAGAGCTTTTCAAGGTTCGAAAGATATCCGAGTACGCAACGGGACAGAGAGTAATCTCAGGTGTACCTTTAAATGACGCGAGGAAAGTGAAGGATCTATCGTTCCTACATAAGACACCCGACCCTCTCCGAAAAATGTGTTGCAGGAAAGTCTGCGTTGATCCACTTGGCGAAGTGAGGTACGCGAATGACTGA
- a CDS encoding TRAM domain-containing protein: MKDDAVNSQPDSFETVIDKLVTGGAGLGHTPEGLAAFVRGVVPGERVRVRVTRRKKGFVQAEPTDILEASPDRVEPPLGEIGALSGCDLQHMSIAAQRRAKTDIVRDCFRRLGKADPGERLAAPEPAGPALGYRNKLRLWRSPTGQYGVRRKGSHDVLAIDRHGLMPDLFNDEVLPFLLTLPPADEAVARLDGQGGFLLSLFGPPGRLRALKAVLKDLPAGEAPHPACVGILYNNRPAWGRDHLLVKTAGRTFRVNAGSFFQVNYAEAAAAVSLARGWLDEAGVTADAPGGALADLFCGVGLFAACLGDRFARVIGVENDERAVRDARNNLLRDRRTGDEVEVVCADAAAVLARWREGDWRDGDLRYKAPDWPLATVVLDPPRTGLGDAAAAILAALGPARIIYMSCDPATLARDSATLAAGGYGLARARVIDMFPQTSHVECLAELVRR, encoded by the coding sequence ATGAAAGACGACGCCGTCAACTCACAGCCCGACAGCTTCGAAACCGTCATCGACAAGCTGGTGACCGGCGGGGCCGGCCTGGGCCACACGCCCGAGGGCCTGGCGGCCTTCGTTCGCGGCGTCGTGCCCGGCGAGCGCGTGCGCGTCCGCGTGACCCGTCGCAAGAAGGGCTTCGTGCAGGCGGAGCCGACGGACATCCTCGAGGCGTCGCCCGACCGCGTCGAGCCGCCCCTGGGCGAGATCGGCGCCCTGTCCGGCTGCGACCTGCAGCACATGTCCATCGCGGCGCAGCGACGCGCCAAGACCGACATCGTGCGCGACTGCTTCCGGCGGCTGGGCAAGGCGGATCCCGGCGAGAGGCTGGCCGCGCCCGAACCGGCCGGCCCCGCGCTGGGCTACCGCAACAAGCTGCGGCTGTGGCGCTCGCCCACCGGCCAGTACGGCGTGCGCCGCAAGGGCAGCCACGACGTGCTCGCCATCGACCGTCACGGACTCATGCCGGACCTCTTCAACGACGAGGTGCTGCCCTTCCTGCTGACCCTGCCGCCGGCGGACGAGGCGGTGGCGCGCCTGGACGGGCAGGGCGGTTTCCTGCTCTCGCTCTTCGGTCCTCCCGGCCGCCTGCGCGCGCTCAAGGCCGTGCTCAAGGATCTGCCGGCCGGCGAAGCGCCGCACCCGGCCTGCGTCGGCATCCTGTACAACAACCGCCCGGCCTGGGGCCGCGATCACCTGCTGGTCAAGACGGCCGGGCGCACCTTCCGCGTGAACGCCGGCAGCTTCTTCCAGGTCAACTACGCCGAGGCGGCGGCGGCCGTCTCGCTGGCGCGCGGCTGGCTGGACGAGGCGGGCGTCACGGCCGACGCGCCCGGCGGCGCCCTGGCGGATCTCTTCTGCGGGGTGGGCCTGTTCGCCGCCTGCCTGGGGGACCGGTTCGCGCGGGTGATCGGCGTGGAGAACGACGAGCGCGCCGTCCGCGACGCGCGCAACAACCTGCTGCGGGACCGTCGGACCGGCGACGAGGTCGAGGTCGTCTGCGCCGACGCGGCGGCCGTGCTGGCCCGCTGGCGCGAGGGCGACTGGCGCGACGGCGATCTGCGCTACAAGGCCCCGGACTGGCCCCTCGCCACGGTCGTCCTCGACCCGCCGCGCACCGGGCTGGGCGACGCGGCGGCCGCGATCCTGGCGGCCCTGGGGCCGGCCCGCATCATCTACATGAGCTGCGACCCGGCCACCCTGGCGCGCGACAGCGCGACCCTGGCGGCCGGCGGCTACGGGCTCGCCCGCGCCCGCGTGATCGACATGTTCCCGCAGACGAGCCACGTGGAGTGCCTGGCGGAGCTGGTGCGCAGATGA
- the cas1 gene encoding type II CRISPR-associated endonuclease Cas1: protein MNNIIVEREGMDPISIHLPEVAAIVASHKRVVFTQSVLAGVAGNNGIVVVCDDKFMPVGMMLPLRGNSLQSEKFAQQAAAALPVKKRIWRQLVIAKVRAQGRLLKELNGDDSGLMAMAKKVKSGDSTNVEAQAARRYWVSLFGDDIFHRHRDGEDQNRFLNYGYSVLRAIVTRAICATGLHPALGVHHHNRYDTFCLSDDIIEPFRPIVDRAVHHVVKERGADAPMDQALRYALIRPLYDKYSVSGESRTLFDALTRTSASLAEVFAGNKTKILLPEI from the coding sequence ATGAACAACATCATCGTCGAGCGGGAGGGCATGGACCCCATCTCGATACACCTCCCCGAAGTCGCGGCTATCGTCGCATCCCACAAGAGGGTGGTCTTCACCCAGTCGGTTCTGGCTGGCGTTGCAGGCAACAACGGCATCGTCGTTGTCTGTGACGACAAGTTCATGCCGGTCGGCATGATGCTACCTCTCCGGGGCAACTCGCTTCAAAGCGAGAAGTTCGCTCAGCAAGCCGCCGCGGCCCTGCCCGTCAAGAAGAGGATCTGGCGACAACTGGTCATCGCAAAGGTAAGGGCGCAGGGGCGCTTGCTGAAGGAGTTAAACGGCGACGACTCCGGGTTGATGGCCATGGCCAAGAAAGTGAAATCGGGCGACAGCACGAACGTGGAAGCCCAGGCCGCGCGCAGATACTGGGTGTCGCTCTTCGGCGACGACATTTTCCATCGCCATCGAGACGGCGAGGACCAGAACCGTTTTCTCAATTACGGATATTCCGTCCTGCGCGCCATCGTCACGCGCGCCATCTGCGCAACAGGACTGCATCCCGCGCTCGGAGTCCACCATCACAACCGCTACGACACCTTCTGCCTGTCGGACGACATCATCGAGCCCTTCAGGCCCATCGTCGACAGGGCCGTACATCACGTCGTCAAGGAAAGGGGGGCGGATGCACCCATGGATCAGGCTCTACGGTACGCATTGATCCGCCCCCTATATGACAAGTACTCGGTCAGCGGGGAGTCGCGCACGCTCTTCGATGCTCTGACCCGGACGAGCGCCTCTCTGGCCGAGGTGTTCGCCGGGAACAAAACTAAGATCCTGCTGCCAGAAATCTAG
- a CDS encoding glucose-6-phosphate isomerase, producing MSHAGALSLHIDGLLPFLPENAISSLSGPVRAIGAEIARREGPGADFLGWLDLPRAVPGPELHRLEDAAGRARADCDVVVVIGIGGSYLGAQAVLSALADRTSGPEIVFAGTHLCSAGLGRLLRRIGDRDLRLCVISKSGTTLEPAISFRLFRNLLEERYGRDNARRRITAVTDSARGALRAMADAEGYDTYAIPDDVGGRFSVLTPVGLWPLAVAGLDLRALLEGAGDMAAVCENDALDANPAHLYAAARHALYGRGFTTEVLSTFHSDLGHIQEWWKQLFGESEGKQGKGIFPASCRFTTDLHSLGQYLQDGRRDLFETFLVVDAGQPWLAVPADPDADGADRDRDGLAYLVGRRLDEINRKAYEGTRAAHRAGGVPVISLEMRKLDEWSLGGLLFCFEKAVAVSGRLLGVNPFDQPGVEAYKREMFKLLGKP from the coding sequence ATGTCGCATGCGGGAGCATTATCGCTTCATATCGACGGCTTGCTGCCGTTTCTGCCCGAAAATGCGATTTCCTCGCTTTCCGGCCCCGTGCGCGCCATCGGCGCGGAGATCGCGCGCCGGGAGGGGCCGGGCGCCGATTTTCTGGGCTGGCTCGACTTGCCGCGCGCCGTGCCGGGCCCCGAATTGCATCGCCTGGAGGATGCGGCCGGGAGGGCGCGCGCGGATTGCGACGTCGTGGTCGTGATCGGCATCGGCGGTTCGTACCTGGGCGCGCAGGCCGTCCTGTCGGCCCTGGCCGACAGGACCTCGGGGCCGGAAATCGTCTTCGCGGGAACCCATCTGTGCTCGGCCGGCCTGGGGAGGCTGCTGCGCAGGATCGGCGACCGCGACCTGCGTCTGTGTGTCATCTCCAAGTCCGGCACGACGCTGGAGCCGGCGATCTCCTTCCGCCTGTTTCGCAACCTGCTCGAGGAGCGCTACGGCCGGGACAACGCCCGGCGCCGCATCACAGCCGTCACGGATTCTGCACGAGGCGCCCTGCGCGCCATGGCCGACGCCGAGGGCTACGACACCTACGCGATACCCGACGACGTGGGCGGACGTTTCTCCGTGCTCACGCCCGTCGGCCTGTGGCCCCTGGCCGTGGCCGGCCTCGATCTGCGCGCCCTGCTCGAGGGCGCCGGCGACATGGCGGCGGTCTGCGAGAACGACGCGCTCGACGCCAACCCGGCCCACCTCTACGCCGCCGCCCGTCACGCGCTCTACGGCCGGGGCTTCACCACGGAGGTGCTCAGCACCTTCCACAGCGACCTGGGTCACATCCAGGAGTGGTGGAAGCAGCTCTTCGGCGAGAGCGAGGGCAAGCAAGGCAAGGGGATCTTTCCCGCCTCCTGCCGCTTCACCACCGACCTGCACAGCCTTGGCCAGTACCTGCAGGACGGACGCCGTGATCTGTTCGAGACCTTCCTGGTGGTCGATGCGGGACAACCCTGGCTGGCGGTGCCGGCGGATCCCGACGCCGACGGTGCCGATCGCGACAGGGACGGTCTCGCCTACCTGGTCGGCCGCCGCCTCGACGAGATCAACCGCAAGGCCTACGAAGGCACGCGTGCCGCGCATCGTGCAGGCGGCGTGCCGGTGATATCGCTGGAGATGCGCAAGCTGGACGAATGGTCCCTCGGCGGGCTGCTTTTCTGCTTCGAGAAGGCAGTGGCGGTGAGCGGGCGCCTGCTCGGCGTCAACCCCTTCGACCAGCCGGGTGTCGAGGCGTACAAACGAGAGATGTTCAAGCTGCTGGGCAAGCCCTGA
- the thiI gene encoding tRNA 4-thiouridine(8) synthase ThiI: MSDALPVISAHYAEIALKGRNRHMFIKRLKNNMFRALVGEPVRAINHVESRLLVRLEEAGALDRVAEKLQRVFGIQWLSASVPVPRTDDPAADLVRVGEVAAALAGRDAAGAASFRVDARRSDKSFPLDSQAINTRVGADLQRSLGLPVKLDGADYVAYLLVLQKEILVFTRKIGGGGGLPVGASGRVTVLFSGGIDSPVAAWMLMKRGCRPELVHFFPGRTILEAKVDKIERLAAILASWSPRPLVLHLVPAFPYEARSVGRVEDAYDMVLFRRYMVKTAARLARRENCLALVTGDSVGQVASQTLHNLRAIGPDLTLPVLRPLAGLDKVEITALSRRIGTYETSIEPYRDCCSIRSPRPVLNARPDDLLALSAEIGLDEAVDEAVRSSVKVRIGPEGVLESAG; this comes from the coding sequence GTGTCCGACGCCCTGCCCGTGATCAGCGCCCATTACGCCGAGATCGCCCTCAAGGGGCGCAACCGGCACATGTTCATCAAGCGCCTGAAGAACAACATGTTCCGGGCGCTCGTCGGCGAACCGGTGCGCGCCATCAACCACGTCGAGAGCAGGCTGCTGGTCCGGCTCGAAGAGGCCGGAGCCCTGGACCGCGTCGCGGAGAAGCTGCAGCGGGTGTTCGGCATCCAGTGGCTGTCGGCGTCGGTGCCGGTGCCGCGCACGGACGATCCCGCGGCCGACCTGGTCCGCGTGGGCGAGGTGGCGGCGGCGCTGGCCGGACGCGATGCGGCGGGCGCCGCCAGCTTCCGCGTGGACGCCAGGCGGTCGGACAAGAGCTTCCCCCTGGATTCGCAGGCGATCAACACGCGCGTGGGCGCCGACCTGCAGCGATCCCTCGGGCTGCCGGTCAAGCTGGACGGGGCCGATTACGTGGCGTACCTGCTGGTCCTGCAGAAGGAGATCCTGGTCTTCACCCGGAAGATCGGCGGCGGCGGCGGCCTGCCCGTGGGCGCCAGCGGCCGAGTCACGGTCCTGTTCTCGGGCGGCATCGACTCGCCGGTGGCCGCCTGGATGCTCATGAAGCGCGGCTGCCGGCCCGAACTCGTCCATTTCTTCCCCGGCCGGACGATCCTGGAGGCCAAGGTCGACAAGATCGAGCGACTCGCGGCGATCCTGGCGTCCTGGTCGCCGCGCCCGCTGGTCCTGCACCTGGTTCCCGCCTTCCCCTACGAGGCCCGCTCGGTCGGCAGGGTCGAGGACGCCTACGACATGGTGCTGTTCCGCCGCTACATGGTGAAGACGGCGGCCCGTCTCGCCCGCCGCGAGAACTGCCTGGCCCTGGTGACCGGCGACAGCGTGGGCCAGGTGGCCAGCCAGACGCTGCACAACCTGCGCGCCATCGGCCCCGACCTGACCCTGCCCGTTCTGCGCCCGCTGGCCGGCCTGGACAAGGTGGAGATCACCGCCCTGAGCCGCCGCATCGGCACCTACGAGACGTCCATCGAGCCGTACCGGGACTGCTGTTCGATCCGCTCGCCGCGACCGGTGCTCAACGCGCGGCCGGACGACCTGCTGGCGCTGTCGGCGGAGATCGGGCTGGACGAGGCCGTGGACGAGGCCGTGCGGTCGAGCGTCAAGGTGAGGATCGGACCGGAGGGCGTGCTTGAATCAGCCGGCTAG